In Candidatus Chlorohelix allophototropha, one DNA window encodes the following:
- a CDS encoding DUF5666 domain-containing protein, which yields MKRKENGTIAKQGKNKRFAKMFGGAALVATLAFGGGSILNSNTTLTYAQTAPAATPSSSDITVAPTTDQSTQVQHGMKDRQGGRGQNPDRAGELEGAITSISGNTITLKSNDATIITATVDSTTTYTEAGKTITLAGLKVGERVHLKQTGSSNGIYTVSAVEVELNHDQGTVTAVSSDSLTITRADNSTLKVVLNSNTTYTDLGKTINQSDLKSGVKVEVEGNLNSDGNLEASVIEVEHDRLGGTVTAINGNSITIQVDGRDAPGGGRKGQDHNKPNAANNGTVTTSTATTKTITVDSSTTYSAAGQSVQLSAIAVGSRVDAEGTLSSDSNSLTALQVNIQMPEYRGQVTAVDGSTITLQDRNGTRTIEINSSTKYLNGTTAATLSDVKVGTNLEAEGQVDSSGKMTASLIQLGQPQQGPGGGHGHGR from the coding sequence ATGAAACGCAAAGAAAACGGCACAATAGCGAAACAAGGTAAAAACAAGCGGTTTGCTAAAATGTTTGGTGGGGCGGCGCTGGTGGCAACCCTCGCTTTCGGGGGTGGTAGTATCCTTAATTCTAATACCACTCTAACTTATGCACAGACCGCCCCGGCAGCTACGCCAAGTAGCAGCGATATCACCGTAGCGCCCACAACTGATCAATCTACTCAAGTGCAACATGGCATGAAGGATAGGCAAGGTGGGCGAGGGCAAAACCCTGATAGAGCCGGGGAATTAGAAGGGGCTATAACCAGTATTAGTGGTAACACTATCACCCTAAAAAGTAACGATGCTACTATTATCACTGCGACAGTGGATAGCACCACAACCTATACTGAAGCAGGTAAAACAATTACTTTGGCAGGTTTGAAAGTTGGAGAAAGGGTTCACCTTAAGCAAACCGGCAGCAGCAATGGCATCTATACCGTTTCAGCCGTAGAGGTGGAGCTAAACCACGATCAGGGTACAGTTACAGCCGTTAGCAGCGACAGTTTGACCATTACTCGCGCGGATAATTCTACCTTAAAAGTAGTTTTAAATTCGAACACTACCTATACCGACCTTGGTAAAACTATCAACCAGAGCGACCTTAAAAGTGGGGTAAAGGTTGAAGTTGAAGGAAATCTTAACAGCGACGGTAATTTGGAAGCTTCTGTGATAGAAGTCGAGCATGACCGATTAGGTGGCACAGTTACGGCTATCAATGGCAACTCAATTACAATCCAAGTTGATGGTAGGGACGCACCGGGCGGTGGTAGAAAAGGTCAAGACCATAATAAGCCTAATGCCGCTAATAATGGGACTGTGACAACCAGTACCGCTACCACTAAAACCATCACAGTTGATAGCAGCACTACTTACAGCGCAGCCGGACAAAGCGTACAGTTGTCTGCTATAGCAGTCGGCAGTCGGGTGGATGCTGAAGGCACGTTGAGCAGTGACAGCAACAGCCTAACCGCTTTACAGGTCAACATTCAAATGCCGGAATATCGAGGGCAGGTTACGGCAGTAGATGGTTCGACCATTACCCTGCAAGACCGAAATGGCACACGTACCATTGAGATAAATAGCAGCACCAAATACCTGAATGGAACGACCGCTGCAACCCTAAGCGATGTCAAAGTTGGAACCAATCTTGAAGCGGAGGGACAAGTGGACAGTTCTGGAAAAATGACTGCGAGCCTCATACAACTCGGACAGCCACAGCAAGGACCGGGAGGGGGTCATGGTCACGGGCGTTAA
- the fabG gene encoding 3-oxoacyl-ACP reductase FabG, translating to MARLQGKVALITGAAGGIGLATARRFAQEGAIVAVNDMNEAAGIKEVEEICAAGGRAEFYHGSVTDADFVKNMMKDVVHRFGKLDILINNAGVLRDAMSHRMTEEQWDTIMNIHLKGTFFCSRTAFEHMKHQNNGRIINTSSTSSQGNIGQANYAAAKAGIIGLTKTLALEYARYHITVNAVAPGFITTSMTAAIPTHVHEAVVNRIPLKRKGEPEEVANLHLFLASDESSYITGQVIFIDGGGTVGM from the coding sequence ATGGCACGCTTGCAGGGCAAAGTAGCTCTCATTACCGGGGCAGCAGGTGGCATTGGCCTTGCTACTGCCCGGCGATTCGCGCAGGAAGGCGCGATTGTGGCAGTTAACGATATGAACGAGGCAGCGGGAATTAAGGAAGTTGAAGAAATTTGCGCGGCAGGCGGAAGAGCCGAGTTTTATCATGGTAGTGTTACCGATGCCGACTTTGTGAAAAACATGATGAAAGATGTAGTGCATCGTTTCGGAAAATTGGATATTCTGATCAATAACGCCGGAGTGTTGCGCGATGCGATGTCCCACCGAATGACTGAGGAACAGTGGGATACCATCATGAACATTCACCTGAAAGGTACGTTCTTTTGCTCCCGAACAGCCTTTGAACACATGAAGCACCAAAATAACGGACGTATTATCAATACCAGTTCAACCTCATCTCAGGGCAATATCGGACAAGCAAACTATGCTGCCGCCAAAGCCGGTATTATCGGCTTGACCAAGACATTGGCGCTGGAATATGCCCGGTATCATATAACGGTAAATGCGGTTGCGCCCGGTTTTATTACCACTTCGATGACTGCCGCGATCCCAACTCATGTCCATGAGGCAGTAGTAAATCGGATTCCGCTCAAGCGCAAAGGCGAACCGGAAGAAGTTGCGAATTTGCACCTTTTCCTCGCCAGCGACGAATCTTCATATATTACCGGACAAGTGATTTTTATTGACGGTGGCGGAACCGTCGGCATGTAA
- a CDS encoding alpha/beta hydrolase family protein — protein sequence MRKRKLQHLFWSMLVLMALMFTTIPQAWAYDETVISAATVEQAFESVNAQSSILFDREHQLIPNKFDRVTDLKVTTNNTERSITATGKLDGALFLLKIPFNWNHQVVLYAHGYANPGTQDFNAPWAVGDNIKAVLNTAFGQGFAYGYSAYSKDGYAVENGVKNTQSLKKLVDRIGNHRAYIIGDSMGGNVVMALIEKYEDDYVGALPFCGVVSGWYEQVRYLADFRMVYDFYTLNTPFQLKAFDGTLGDPRKPVLPQEAVTQVATLFGAAAYPDPSVYIPAQYIIQQVSVAAGITPEPVSFITALMGATTGFADLIQTAGGIGYSNTKATYAGGPNLFGVPINSGIYQLAVDNPKAVTYLNNWYTPKGDFEAKVLSVHNTVDPLVPYSHELTLKAKVQAQHNSSRFVVQNVDPGAFSFNPYVDPNTWSPKHCDFKPSQMVFAWNELKNWVEKGVKPKEMNITTK from the coding sequence ATGAGAAAACGCAAGTTGCAGCATTTGTTCTGGAGTATGTTAGTTCTTATGGCTTTGATGTTCACCACGATCCCCCAAGCATGGGCTTACGATGAGACTGTGATTTCGGCGGCGACGGTCGAGCAGGCTTTTGAATCGGTTAATGCTCAGTCGTCCATTTTGTTTGATAGGGAACATCAGCTTATTCCTAATAAGTTTGATAGGGTGACTGACCTGAAGGTTACAACGAATAACACCGAGCGTTCCATAACCGCTACGGGCAAACTGGATGGCGCGTTATTCTTGCTCAAGATTCCGTTTAACTGGAATCATCAAGTAGTATTATATGCGCACGGCTATGCCAATCCCGGAACTCAGGATTTTAACGCTCCGTGGGCTGTTGGTGATAATATTAAGGCTGTGCTGAACACGGCGTTTGGTCAGGGCTTTGCCTATGGTTACTCTGCATATAGCAAAGACGGCTATGCGGTAGAGAACGGGGTGAAGAACACCCAATCGCTTAAAAAGCTGGTTGACCGGATTGGAAATCACCGCGCGTATATAATCGGCGACTCGATGGGCGGCAACGTTGTGATGGCGCTGATTGAAAAATACGAGGATGATTATGTCGGCGCGTTGCCCTTCTGCGGCGTGGTGTCTGGTTGGTACGAGCAGGTACGCTATCTGGCAGATTTTAGGATGGTGTATGATTTCTACACGCTGAATACTCCCTTCCAGTTGAAAGCGTTCGATGGCACATTAGGAGACCCCCGAAAACCTGTCCTTCCACAAGAGGCAGTAACTCAAGTAGCAACTCTATTTGGTGCGGCTGCATATCCAGACCCATCGGTTTATATCCCTGCTCAGTATATTATCCAGCAAGTCAGTGTTGCTGCCGGTATAACCCCTGAGCCTGTCTCTTTTATTACCGCATTGATGGGTGCCACTACCGGGTTTGCAGATCTAATCCAGACGGCAGGCGGTATTGGCTATAGTAATACTAAAGCTACCTATGCGGGTGGTCCTAACCTGTTTGGTGTCCCAATCAACAGCGGCATTTATCAGTTGGCAGTGGATAACCCGAAAGCGGTTACCTATTTGAACAACTGGTACACCCCCAAAGGCGATTTTGAAGCGAAGGTACTGAGCGTGCATAATACGGTTGACCCACTGGTTCCTTATAGCCACGAACTTACTCTGAAAGCCAAAGTACAGGCTCAACATAACAGTTCGCGCTTTGTGGTGCAGAATGTTGATCCCGGCGCATTCTCGTTCAATCCCTACGTTGACCCCAACACTTGGAGTCCGAAGCACTGCGACTTCAAGCCGTCCCAGATGGTTTTCGCCTGGAACGAGTTGAAGAATTGGGTGGAGAAAGGTGTAAAGCCTAAGGAGATGAATATTACTACCAAGTAG
- a CDS encoding class I SAM-dependent methyltransferase, protein MNNSIEISQYLKQLWANPEARQKRHLDLRTARTISLTDNYPDTASWAAANIATQLQESTNFKANGCLLDVGCGSGLYLNLLDGSYKFAVGMDKSPAALAQFPGNSEKAQPLRGDILNLPFAPETFGAAMANRMLNLTGAIQRALNEIRRVLVTQGLLFIVTAEREEGATLRKAHEAALIESGFPERFYTRSSPPDQRLGRENGERWLREAGFEVRQILDYERVIAPLSLAEALELYATGLLFQRSLGFDEPGIEPERWTKLYQAMEARLAALLELEGKLEIRDGATLFTAYKSL, encoded by the coding sequence ATGAATAATTCAATTGAAATCAGCCAATACTTGAAACAGTTATGGGCTAATCCAGAGGCACGCCAGAAACGGCATCTTGATCTTAGAACGGCACGTACCATCTCCTTAACCGACAATTACCCCGATACCGCAAGTTGGGCAGCGGCAAATATTGCTACCCAACTTCAGGAATCCACTAACTTCAAAGCCAACGGGTGTTTGCTAGATGTCGGGTGCGGCAGCGGTTTATATTTAAATTTGCTAGATGGTTCCTATAAATTCGCGGTAGGCATGGATAAATCTCCGGCAGCGCTGGCGCAATTTCCCGGCAATAGCGAAAAAGCACAGCCGCTACGAGGCGATATACTGAACCTCCCTTTTGCGCCGGAGACTTTTGGCGCAGCAATGGCAAACCGCATGCTAAATCTGACCGGGGCTATTCAGCGTGCCTTGAACGAAATCCGGCGAGTGTTGGTCACACAAGGCTTGTTGTTCATTGTAACCGCCGAACGAGAAGAAGGCGCAACCTTGCGAAAAGCGCATGAAGCAGCACTGATAGAGAGCGGCTTTCCTGAACGCTTTTACACTCGTTCTAGTCCACCTGACCAGAGATTGGGACGCGAAAACGGCGAAAGGTGGTTGCGCGAAGCGGGATTTGAAGTGCGGCAAATACTGGATTACGAGCGGGTAATTGCGCCTTTATCTTTAGCCGAAGCGCTGGAATTATATGCTACCGGATTGCTTTTCCAACGTTCGTTAGGCTTTGACGAACCCGGCATCGAACCTGAACGCTGGACAAAGCTTTATCAAGCAATGGAAGCAAGGTTGGCGGCTTTGCTAGAACTAGAGGGCAAACTGGAAATCCGCGATGGGGCAACCCTTTTTACTGCCTACAAATCGCTTTAA
- a CDS encoding GNAT family N-acetyltransferase yields MLFKQKTDTRNPLQEISATTTQIKETPPDLKITRLSFWEHWITVGLMYRNYRDSDPVFERIMGTGWRKPFSRFVRGPLYYWLLNRGYGLRAGKKLAGQLYLQHRKFLTHVNDLEINVGFRGNHYGYLLMDFAEQEARKRGYRFLTLGVTNSNIRAINLYRKLNYLDQHHEHFFLSRPHYRLPPDITPPPPGIGKISMRPMRRREAAKSLKHFFEIEQRASNPETARVWEKYYRPLLPDTAKGYSFSITIAGSTTPVAHADFFDWGARGGRWRFFLKPELWGTSEEKALLENLIHHTRSYTQLWLSFGSALHHRRAETLARNLGMVERDGERMLMVKLLQ; encoded by the coding sequence ATGCTCTTCAAGCAAAAAACCGATACGCGAAATCCACTTCAAGAGATTTCGGCTACAACGACACAAATAAAGGAAACGCCACCTGACCTCAAGATTACCCGCTTATCTTTCTGGGAACACTGGATCACGGTAGGGTTAATGTACCGCAATTATCGGGATTCTGACCCTGTTTTTGAGCGTATTATGGGGACAGGTTGGCGTAAGCCCTTTTCGCGTTTCGTGCGAGGTCCCTTGTATTATTGGTTACTTAACCGGGGCTATGGCTTACGTGCCGGAAAGAAACTTGCCGGGCAGCTTTATTTGCAACACCGCAAATTCCTAACCCATGTGAACGATCTCGAAATTAACGTGGGTTTCAGAGGCAATCATTACGGTTATCTGCTTATGGATTTTGCCGAACAGGAAGCGCGCAAACGCGGTTATCGCTTCCTCACCCTAGGCGTAACCAATTCCAATATTCGCGCTATAAATCTCTATCGTAAATTAAATTACCTAGACCAACATCACGAGCATTTTTTCTTGTCGCGCCCCCACTATCGCCTGCCGCCCGATATAACACCGCCACCGCCCGGTATCGGCAAAATCAGCATGCGCCCGATGCGCAGACGCGAAGCTGCCAAAAGCCTGAAACACTTTTTTGAAATCGAGCAGCGCGCCTCCAATCCTGAAACTGCACGGGTCTGGGAAAAATATTATCGCCCCTTGTTGCCAGATACCGCCAAAGGCTATAGCTTCAGCATAACTATCGCGGGTTCTACCACACCAGTAGCCCACGCCGATTTTTTCGACTGGGGCGCACGCGGCGGTCGGTGGCGTTTTTTCTTAAAACCCGAACTGTGGGGTACGTCTGAAGAAAAAGCCCTGCTTGAAAACCTAATCCACCATACCCGCAGTTATACGCAGTTGTGGTTGAGCTTCGGGTCAGCCCTACACCACCGCAGGGCAGAGACATTGGCGCGTAATCTCGGCATGGTTGAACGAGATGGGGAACGTATGCTGATGGTCAAGCTTTTGCAATAA